One stretch of Aquipuribacter sp. SD81 DNA includes these proteins:
- a CDS encoding diacylglycerol kinase family protein, whose amino-acid sequence MTPSGARLGLVVNPGSGAGRGAAVGRRAAERLRALGHEVRDLSAGDAAGARREAVRAVRERGAAGAVDALVVVGGDGMVHLGAGAVAGTGVPLGVVPAGTGNDVAAAWGLPADPVAAVDALDRCVREGLTRSVDAVRVTAPGDAAADAAWVAGVTAAGFDAVVNERANGWRWPRGAARYNLAIARELPLFRPVPYRLVLDGEEWRTEGLLVAVANTSSYGGGMRIAPAAACDDGLLDVVVVTPVPLHRFVRLFPQVYAGTHVELDVVEVRRARRVEVAVDPAGRRPRRIVAYGDGERLGDLPRCFDAVPGAVRVLVPPAVVAAGSGT is encoded by the coding sequence GCCGAGCGGCTCCGGGCCCTCGGGCACGAGGTCCGGGACCTGTCGGCCGGCGACGCGGCCGGGGCGCGGCGCGAGGCCGTCCGCGCCGTGAGGGAGCGCGGCGCCGCCGGCGCCGTCGACGCGCTCGTCGTCGTCGGCGGCGACGGCATGGTGCACCTCGGGGCGGGCGCCGTCGCCGGCACCGGCGTGCCGCTCGGGGTCGTGCCCGCCGGCACCGGCAACGACGTCGCCGCCGCGTGGGGCCTGCCCGCCGACCCGGTCGCCGCGGTCGACGCGCTCGACCGCTGCGTGCGCGAGGGCCTGACGCGGTCCGTCGACGCGGTCCGGGTGACGGCGCCGGGCGACGCCGCGGCCGACGCCGCGTGGGTCGCCGGGGTGACGGCGGCCGGCTTCGACGCCGTGGTGAACGAGCGGGCCAACGGCTGGCGGTGGCCGCGCGGCGCAGCGCGGTACAACCTCGCGATCGCCCGTGAGCTGCCGCTGTTCCGCCCGGTCCCGTACCGCCTCGTGCTCGACGGCGAGGAGTGGCGCACCGAGGGGCTGCTCGTCGCCGTGGCGAACACGTCGTCGTACGGCGGCGGCATGCGCATCGCCCCGGCCGCGGCCTGCGACGACGGCCTCCTCGACGTCGTCGTCGTCACGCCCGTGCCGCTGCACCGCTTCGTCCGGCTCTTCCCGCAGGTCTACGCGGGCACCCACGTCGAGCTCGACGTGGTCGAGGTGCGCCGCGCCCGCCGCGTCGAGGTGGCCGTCGACCCGGCCGGGCGCCGCCCCCGGCGGATCGTCGCCTACGGCGACGGCGAGCGGCTCGGCGACCTGCCGCGCTGCTTCGACGCCGTGCCGGGCGCCGTCCGCGTGCTCGTGCCGCCTGCCGTCGTGGCGGCCGGCTCCGGGACATAA
- a CDS encoding DEAD/DEAH box helicase has product MHTSADPSPAERFAAARRRREEAVSPLGQFVATLGFEPDPFQVEAMEAVAAGHGVLVAAPTGAGKTAVGEFAVHLALATGRKAFYTTPIKALSNQKYNDLVAVHGAAAVGLLTGDVSVNGEAPVVVMTTEVLRNMIYAGSRTLDGLGFVVMDEVHYLADRFRGAVWEEVIIHLADDVQLVSLSATVSNAEEFGEWLATVRGDTRVVVSEHRPVPLWQHVMVGTRLHDLFVDPHGEPVLGLPGSDTDLTVNPELVVLAREDSRFDRRHRGRPRRGGARPRRRGTASRAAVVEALDADGLLPAIHFIFSRNGCDAAVQQCLAWGVRLTSPEERREIRALAEERTSALPDADLGVLGWAEWVEALERGLAAHHAGMLPVFKETVEELFRRGLVKVVFATETLALGVNMPARSVVLEKLVKWNGEAHVDVTPGEYTQLTGRAGRRGIDVEGHAVVLWHDGLDPDHVAGLASTRTYPLRSSFAPTYSMAVNLVEQVGREDARRVLETSFAQFQADRGVVGLAKQLRKQEEALTGYTEAMACHLGDFEAYHRLRRRVSALEKDLSRRASADRRADARATLERLRRGDVISVPVGRRRGWAVVLDPGLTTQGPRPTVLTDERQVRRLDAVQFPSAVDVVTTVRVPKHFEPHDPQARRDLASSLRNALAQVGGGAVPVPSRARGRDGAGGADGDGEGGGERPGELELLRLRRELRAHPCHGCAERESHARWAERRDELQQRHRELQRRIEGRTAVIARTFDRVCDVLEELGYLDGDTVTPAGQALQRIYTASDLLVAECLRAGVWDDLDGPSLAAVVSTLVFEARREGEGVDPRLPGRGTAEAWAATVRLWSALSDVESRHRLPPIREPDAGFAAAVHRWAQGRPLETVLRENDLSPGDFVRWCRQTVDLLDQVHEAAPRGTDLRAAAADALGAVRRGVVEYSLSG; this is encoded by the coding sequence ATGCACACCTCGGCCGACCCCAGCCCGGCCGAGAGGTTCGCGGCGGCCCGTCGGCGCCGGGAGGAGGCGGTGTCGCCGCTCGGGCAGTTCGTCGCGACACTCGGCTTCGAGCCCGACCCGTTCCAGGTCGAGGCGATGGAGGCGGTCGCCGCCGGGCACGGCGTCCTCGTCGCCGCGCCGACCGGGGCCGGCAAGACCGCGGTGGGGGAGTTCGCCGTCCACCTCGCGCTGGCGACGGGGCGCAAGGCGTTCTACACGACGCCGATCAAGGCGCTGAGCAACCAGAAGTACAACGACCTCGTCGCCGTCCACGGTGCCGCGGCGGTCGGCCTGCTCACCGGTGACGTGTCGGTCAACGGCGAGGCGCCCGTCGTCGTCATGACGACCGAGGTGCTCCGCAACATGATCTACGCGGGCAGCCGCACCCTCGACGGCCTCGGCTTCGTCGTGATGGACGAGGTGCACTACCTCGCCGACCGCTTCCGCGGCGCGGTGTGGGAGGAGGTCATCATCCACCTCGCCGACGACGTGCAGCTCGTGTCGCTGTCGGCGACGGTGAGCAACGCCGAGGAGTTCGGCGAGTGGCTCGCGACGGTCCGCGGCGACACGCGCGTCGTGGTCTCCGAGCACCGCCCGGTGCCGCTGTGGCAGCACGTCATGGTCGGCACGCGGCTGCACGACCTCTTCGTCGACCCCCACGGCGAGCCGGTGCTCGGCCTGCCCGGCTCCGACACCGACCTGACCGTCAACCCCGAGCTCGTCGTGCTCGCGCGCGAGGACAGCCGCTTCGACCGCCGGCACCGCGGCCGCCCCAGGCGCGGCGGCGCCCGGCCCAGGCGACGCGGGACCGCCTCCCGCGCGGCCGTCGTGGAGGCGCTCGACGCCGACGGCCTGCTGCCGGCGATCCACTTCATCTTCAGCCGCAACGGCTGCGACGCCGCCGTCCAGCAGTGCCTCGCGTGGGGCGTGCGGCTCACGAGCCCCGAGGAGCGGCGCGAGATCCGGGCGCTCGCCGAGGAGCGGACCTCCGCGCTGCCGGACGCCGACCTCGGCGTGCTCGGCTGGGCGGAGTGGGTGGAGGCGCTGGAACGCGGTCTCGCCGCCCACCACGCGGGCATGCTGCCGGTGTTCAAGGAGACCGTCGAGGAGCTGTTCCGCCGCGGCCTCGTCAAGGTCGTCTTCGCGACCGAGACCCTCGCGCTCGGCGTCAACATGCCCGCGCGCTCGGTCGTGCTCGAGAAGCTCGTCAAGTGGAACGGCGAGGCCCACGTCGACGTGACGCCGGGGGAGTACACCCAGCTGACCGGCCGGGCGGGCCGTCGCGGCATCGACGTCGAGGGCCACGCGGTCGTGCTGTGGCACGACGGGCTCGACCCCGACCACGTCGCGGGCCTCGCCTCGACGCGCACGTACCCGCTGCGCTCGAGCTTCGCCCCCACGTACTCGATGGCCGTCAACCTCGTCGAGCAGGTCGGCCGCGAGGACGCCCGCCGCGTGCTGGAGACGTCCTTCGCGCAGTTCCAGGCCGACCGGGGCGTGGTCGGGCTCGCGAAGCAGCTGCGCAAGCAGGAGGAGGCGCTCACCGGCTACACCGAGGCGATGGCGTGCCACCTCGGCGACTTCGAGGCCTACCACCGGCTGCGGCGGCGCGTCTCGGCGCTGGAGAAGGACCTGTCGCGCCGGGCCAGCGCCGACCGCCGCGCCGACGCCCGGGCGACGCTGGAGCGGCTGCGGCGCGGCGACGTGATCTCGGTGCCGGTCGGGCGGCGGCGCGGCTGGGCCGTCGTGCTCGACCCGGGTCTCACCACGCAGGGCCCGCGGCCGACCGTCCTCACCGACGAGCGGCAGGTGCGTCGCCTGGACGCCGTGCAGTTCCCCAGCGCCGTCGACGTCGTGACGACGGTGCGGGTGCCGAAGCACTTCGAGCCGCACGACCCGCAGGCCCGCCGCGACCTCGCGAGCTCGCTGCGCAACGCGCTCGCGCAGGTCGGCGGCGGCGCCGTGCCAGTGCCGTCGCGCGCCCGCGGCCGCGACGGCGCCGGCGGCGCGGACGGCGACGGGGAGGGCGGTGGCGAGCGTCCCGGCGAGCTCGAGCTGCTGCGGCTGCGCCGGGAGCTGCGGGCCCACCCGTGCCACGGCTGCGCGGAGCGGGAGTCCCACGCGCGCTGGGCCGAGCGCCGCGACGAGCTGCAGCAGCGTCATCGCGAGCTTCAGCGCCGCATCGAGGGCCGCACGGCCGTCATCGCGCGCACCTTCGACCGCGTGTGCGACGTGCTGGAGGAGCTGGGCTACCTCGACGGCGACACGGTGACGCCGGCGGGGCAGGCGCTGCAGCGGATCTACACCGCGTCGGACCTGCTCGTGGCCGAGTGCCTGCGCGCGGGGGTGTGGGACGACCTCGACGGTCCGTCGCTCGCCGCGGTCGTCTCGACGCTCGTCTTCGAGGCCCGCCGGGAGGGCGAGGGGGTCGACCCGCGCCTGCCCGGCCGCGGCACGGCGGAGGCGTGGGCGGCGACGGTCCGGCTGTGGTCGGCGCTGAGCGACGTCGAGAGCCGGCACCGCCTCCCGCCCATCCGCGAGCCGGACGCGGGCTTCGCGGCCGCGGTGCACCGGTGGGCGCAGGGCCGCCCGCTGGAGACCGTCCTGCGGGAGAACGACCTGAGCCCCGGTGACTTCGTGCGCTGGTGCCGGCAGACCGTCGACCTGCTCGACCAGGTGCACGAGGCGGCCCCGCGCGGCACCGACCTGCGGGCCGCGGCCGCCGACGCGCTCGGCGCCGTGCGCCGCGGGGTCGTGGAGTACAGCCTCAGCGGCTGA
- a CDS encoding 5'-3' exonuclease, whose product MSGLLAVDAATLYFRAFHAIPTKVAAPDGTPVNAVRGYLDMTAHLLERYRPDAYAACWDADWRPAFRTDLVPSYKAHRVLAERGDAPDVEEAPDELAPQVPLLADTLALLGLQVVAAPGHEADDVCATLAARWPDEADGPVHVVSGDRDLLQLVDDARGVDVVYVGAGVRDAPVYDEAGLADGYGVPDGHGYLEMSLLRGDPSDGLPGVAGIGERTAAELLRTHGGLTGLLEAVRDPDSSLSRGRRAKLADAADYLHRALRVVRCVRDAPLDPDDLGRLVLGAEPDPGATDAHAQRWGLASAVGRLRAAREGLSR is encoded by the coding sequence GTGAGCGGACTGCTGGCCGTCGACGCGGCGACGCTGTACTTCCGGGCCTTCCACGCGATCCCGACGAAGGTCGCGGCGCCGGACGGCACACCGGTCAACGCGGTCCGCGGCTACCTCGACATGACGGCCCACCTGCTCGAGCGGTACCGGCCGGACGCCTACGCCGCGTGCTGGGACGCGGACTGGCGTCCCGCGTTCCGCACCGACCTCGTGCCGTCGTACAAGGCGCACCGGGTGCTCGCCGAGCGCGGCGACGCCCCCGACGTCGAGGAGGCGCCGGACGAGCTCGCACCGCAGGTGCCCCTGCTCGCCGACACGCTCGCGCTGCTCGGGCTGCAGGTCGTCGCCGCACCCGGCCACGAGGCCGACGACGTGTGCGCGACCCTCGCCGCCCGCTGGCCGGACGAGGCCGACGGTCCCGTGCACGTGGTGAGCGGTGACCGCGACCTGCTGCAGCTCGTCGACGACGCGCGCGGCGTCGACGTCGTCTACGTCGGGGCTGGGGTGCGCGACGCGCCGGTGTACGACGAGGCCGGTCTCGCGGACGGGTACGGCGTGCCCGACGGTCACGGGTACCTCGAGATGTCGCTGCTGCGGGGCGACCCCTCCGACGGCCTGCCCGGGGTCGCCGGGATCGGCGAGCGGACCGCCGCCGAGCTGCTCCGGACGCACGGCGGGCTGACGGGCCTGCTCGAGGCCGTCCGCGACCCGGACTCGAGCCTGAGCCGCGGCCGCCGCGCGAAGCTCGCCGACGCCGCGGACTACCTGCACCGGGCGCTGCGCGTCGTGCGCTGCGTGAGGGACGCCCCGCTGGACCCGGACGACCTCGGCCGCCTCGTGCTGGGCGCGGAGCCGGACCCGGGCGCCACCGACGCCCACGCGCAGCGGTGGGGCCTGGCGAGCGCGGTCGGTCGGCTGCGCGCCGCCCGGGAGGGCCTCAGCCGCTGA
- a CDS encoding acyl-CoA dehydrogenase family protein — protein sequence MTGRRRPFPAPARVLPYEEAGDLLDLVRDIGENELAPQAAAAEERAATSHEYPREAYRLLGKAGLLGLPYPEEVGGGGQPYAVYLQVLEELARSWGSVAMGVSVHVLACHALATAGTEEQRRRWLPDLLGGELLAGYCLSEHESGSDAAAMRTRAERDGEGYALWGTKAWITHGGMADAYTVFARTSPRPAPGEGPSGSGISAFLVPGDASGLGAAEPERKMGFAASRTSQVLLEGVRVDADRLLGSEGDGFAVAKRALDAGRLGIAAVAVGIAQAALEDAVAYARERRQFGRALIDNQGLGWLLADLATAVTASRALYLEAARLLDAGEDETRVRATASMAKTFCTDSAVRVTTDAVQVLGGAGYVSDHRVERLMREAKLLQIVEGTNQVQRIVVAGALARG from the coding sequence GTGACCGGTCGACGCCGACCCTTCCCCGCCCCCGCCCGCGTGCTGCCGTACGAGGAGGCGGGCGACCTGCTCGACCTCGTCCGCGACATCGGCGAGAACGAGCTCGCGCCGCAGGCGGCCGCGGCCGAGGAGCGCGCCGCCACCTCGCACGAGTACCCGCGCGAGGCGTACCGCCTGCTCGGCAAGGCGGGCCTGCTCGGGCTGCCGTACCCGGAGGAGGTGGGCGGCGGCGGGCAGCCGTACGCCGTCTACCTGCAGGTGCTCGAGGAGCTCGCGCGCTCGTGGGGGAGCGTCGCCATGGGCGTGAGCGTCCACGTGCTCGCCTGCCACGCCCTGGCGACGGCCGGGACCGAAGAGCAGCGGCGGCGCTGGCTGCCCGACCTGCTCGGCGGGGAGCTGCTCGCCGGGTACTGCCTGTCGGAGCACGAGTCCGGCTCGGACGCCGCCGCGATGCGGACCCGCGCGGAGCGGGACGGGGAGGGCTACGCGCTGTGGGGGACCAAGGCGTGGATCACGCACGGCGGCATGGCCGACGCGTACACCGTCTTCGCGCGCACGTCGCCGAGGCCTGCACCGGGGGAGGGCCCGTCCGGCTCCGGGATCTCCGCCTTCCTCGTGCCCGGTGACGCGTCCGGTCTCGGCGCCGCCGAGCCGGAGCGCAAGATGGGCTTCGCCGCCTCCCGCACGTCGCAGGTCCTGCTGGAGGGGGTACGGGTCGACGCCGACCGCCTGCTCGGGTCCGAGGGCGACGGCTTCGCCGTGGCCAAGCGCGCGCTCGACGCGGGACGGCTCGGGATCGCGGCCGTCGCCGTGGGCATCGCGCAGGCCGCGCTCGAGGACGCCGTCGCCTACGCGCGCGAGCGCCGGCAGTTCGGCCGGGCGCTCATCGACAACCAGGGCCTCGGCTGGCTGCTCGCCGACCTCGCCACCGCGGTCACGGCGTCCCGCGCCCTCTACCTCGAGGCCGCGCGCCTGCTCGACGCGGGCGAGGACGAGACCCGGGTGCGCGCGACGGCGAGCATGGCGAAGACCTTCTGCACCGACAGCGCCGTCCGCGTCACGACCGACGCGGTGCAGGTGCTCGGCGGGGCCGGGTACGTGAGCGACCACCGGGTCGAGCGGCTCATGCGCGAGGCCAAGCTCCTGCAGATCGTCGAGGGGACGAACCAGGTGCAGCGGATCGTGGTCGCGGGGGCGCTGGCACGCGGGTGA
- a CDS encoding peptidoglycan recognition protein family protein yields MRGPVAVTAVVAVTGALLVFDVAALPGPPGGGPVEAARTVVPLSGAVAATGEPGVLQSDVVESDGFSVVGVTWSPEDAPASAAVQVRVREDGGWSAWEPLELVDSAPDPGTEEARLAADVVATEPLVTGSADAVQVRLATPDGETPEDLEVVLVDPGEGPTTTETTPLSPAGAATAPSVVTRAQWGADESRRRCSPSYSSTVVAGVVHHTAGTNAYTAAESAGIVRGIYAYHTGTLGWCDVGYNFLVDKYGTVFEGRYGGITKAVRGAHAGGFNDRTFGVSALGNYQTAAAPAVMVKAMGEVVGWKMGLFGRTATGTVTLTSAGGTSRYAAGTSVQLPAVFAHRDVGQTSCPGVNLYAAMGTLRSVAAQRAAATTTPSTSPSTSPTPAPSPSTTPAPTPAPTPAPTPAPTAAPTTTPTPTTTPTATSPTPTSASPLDLRRATVVPVDSPRAGAQLLTYLPVSPGTRHVTDVTARGAVTTVQSGRWTAGWSQVVPVELDGTAGEELLLYNRGSGRVVVVDTTGSGSTPMLLDRTWSGGWTHVVPVEVDGRTGSELLLYSSVTGAQRVVRLSRTGTTTTISRTTWSTGWTHLSAAEVDRTARSELSVYNAATGRHLLLELGSGTLSTRIAQHTLAKGLSAVVPLEVDRTAGTELLTYHPVTGATSVSDVSATGGLTPLRTHTWTAGWTRMAPLEADGTSGSELVVHNAATGRLLVLDLDSGGGASRLG; encoded by the coding sequence GTGCGAGGACCCGTCGCCGTCACCGCCGTCGTCGCCGTCACCGGCGCGCTGCTCGTCTTCGACGTCGCCGCGCTGCCGGGCCCGCCCGGCGGCGGGCCCGTCGAGGCCGCGCGGACGGTGGTGCCGCTCAGCGGGGCCGTCGCGGCGACCGGTGAGCCCGGGGTGCTGCAGAGCGACGTCGTGGAGTCCGACGGCTTCTCCGTCGTCGGGGTCACGTGGTCGCCCGAGGACGCGCCGGCCTCCGCGGCCGTCCAGGTCAGGGTGCGCGAGGACGGCGGCTGGTCGGCGTGGGAGCCGCTCGAGCTCGTCGACTCCGCCCCCGACCCCGGCACGGAGGAGGCCCGGCTGGCCGCCGACGTCGTCGCGACCGAGCCGCTCGTCACCGGGTCCGCCGACGCGGTCCAGGTGCGCCTCGCGACCCCGGACGGCGAGACGCCCGAGGACCTCGAGGTCGTCCTCGTCGACCCGGGCGAGGGTCCGACCACCACCGAGACCACGCCGCTGAGCCCCGCCGGGGCCGCGACGGCGCCGAGCGTCGTGACGCGCGCCCAGTGGGGTGCCGACGAGTCGAGGCGGCGCTGCAGCCCGAGCTACTCCAGCACCGTGGTGGCCGGCGTCGTGCACCACACCGCCGGGACCAACGCGTACACGGCGGCCGAGAGCGCGGGCATCGTCCGCGGCATCTACGCCTACCACACGGGCACGCTCGGCTGGTGCGACGTGGGCTACAACTTCCTCGTCGACAAGTACGGCACGGTCTTCGAGGGCCGCTACGGCGGCATCACGAAGGCGGTGCGCGGGGCCCACGCGGGCGGCTTCAACGACCGCACCTTCGGCGTCTCCGCGCTCGGCAACTACCAGACGGCCGCCGCGCCGGCCGTGATGGTCAAGGCCATGGGCGAGGTCGTCGGCTGGAAGATGGGCCTGTTCGGGCGCACCGCGACCGGCACCGTCACCCTCACCAGCGCCGGCGGCACGTCGCGCTACGCGGCCGGTACCTCGGTGCAGCTGCCCGCGGTCTTCGCCCACCGCGACGTCGGGCAGACCAGCTGCCCCGGCGTCAACCTCTACGCCGCCATGGGCACGCTGCGCTCCGTCGCGGCCCAGCGCGCGGCGGCGACGACCACGCCGAGCACCAGCCCGAGCACCAGCCCGACGCCGGCGCCGTCACCGAGCACCACCCCCGCCCCGACCCCCGCCCCGACGCCCGCCCCGACGCCCGCCCCGACCGCCGCCCCGACGACCACCCCGACCCCGACCACCACGCCGACGGCGACGAGCCCGACACCCACGTCGGCGAGCCCGCTCGACCTGCGCCGGGCGACGGTCGTGCCCGTCGACTCCCCCCGGGCGGGCGCGCAGCTGCTCACCTACCTGCCGGTGAGCCCGGGCACCCGCCACGTCACGGACGTGACCGCGCGCGGCGCCGTGACCACGGTGCAGTCCGGTCGCTGGACCGCCGGCTGGTCGCAGGTCGTCCCCGTCGAGCTCGACGGCACCGCCGGCGAGGAGCTGCTCCTGTACAACCGGGGCAGCGGGCGCGTGGTCGTGGTCGACACCACCGGCAGCGGGTCCACCCCGATGCTGCTGGACCGCACCTGGTCCGGTGGCTGGACGCACGTGGTCCCGGTCGAGGTGGACGGCAGGACCGGCTCGGAGCTGCTGCTCTACAGCTCGGTCACCGGCGCCCAGCGGGTCGTGCGGCTGAGCCGGACCGGCACGACGACCACGATCAGCCGCACGACGTGGTCCACGGGCTGGACGCACCTGTCGGCCGCCGAGGTCGACCGCACCGCCCGCTCCGAGCTCAGCGTCTACAACGCGGCCACGGGTCGGCACCTGCTCCTCGAGCTCGGCAGCGGGACCCTCTCCACGCGCATCGCCCAGCACACGCTGGCCAAGGGCCTGTCCGCCGTGGTCCCGCTGGAGGTCGACCGCACCGCGGGTACGGAGCTGCTCACGTACCACCCGGTGACCGGCGCGACGTCGGTGTCCGACGTGTCCGCCACGGGCGGGCTGACCCCGCTCCGCACGCACACGTGGACGGCGGGCTGGACGCGCATGGCGCCGCTGGAGGCCGACGGGACGAGCGGGTCCGAGCTCGTCGTCCACAACGCCGCGACCGGGCGCCTGCTCGTGCTCGACCTCGACAGCGGCGGCGGGGCGAGCCGGCTGGGGTGA
- a CDS encoding Lrp/AsnC family transcriptional regulator, with the protein MTAPDGRAFVDDTDRAIVRALASDGRMSYTDLGRLTGLSTSAVHHRVRRLEQRGVMRGYRAVVDPAALGLQLTAFIALTPLDQSAPDDVPERLRDLVEVEAIHAVAGEANYLIKVRVDTPPHLEDLLTVIRQKAGVSTHTTIVLSTPYEDRPPRV; encoded by the coding sequence GTGACCGCCCCTGACGGCAGAGCCTTCGTCGACGACACCGACCGCGCCATCGTGCGCGCCCTCGCCTCCGACGGGCGCATGTCCTACACCGACCTCGGTCGTCTCACCGGGCTCTCCACGTCGGCGGTGCACCACCGCGTGCGCCGCCTGGAGCAGCGCGGCGTCATGCGGGGCTACCGCGCCGTCGTCGACCCGGCGGCGCTGGGCCTGCAGCTGACGGCGTTCATCGCGCTCACCCCGCTCGACCAGTCCGCCCCGGACGACGTGCCCGAGCGGCTGCGGGACCTCGTGGAGGTGGAGGCCATCCACGCCGTCGCGGGGGAGGCGAACTACCTCATCAAGGTGCGCGTCGACACCCCGCCCCACCTGGAGGACCTGCTGACGGTCATCCGGCAGAAGGCGGGTGTGTCGACGCACACGACGATCGTGCTCAGCACGCCGTACGAGGACCGGCCGCCGCGGGTGTGA
- a CDS encoding phenylacetate--CoA ligase family protein: MSMSTTRRLGSLWFRVLADGLEAALALLGRSPRTVVLPLLRLPGAERLRWHGGRLRAWRTATVAARTVPAYRDLLAATGTRPPRTPRDLAGLPVTDKASYVVPHRIEDLCRGGRLPARGLGLDESSGSTGHPTSWARGAAERRATSVLLQATFARSLGGGGGPARVPLVDDVPVVLNAFSLGAWATGMSVSTALGPVTRLKSTGPDVGKVVETMRALGPGYRYVLLGYPPFLKDVADDPRIDLTRYEVAAGFGGEAISESMRSHLLQHYTRVLGSYGASDLEINIAAETDLGVAVRRRMAADPALRRALTGREDGPLPMVFQYNPLDYVLETSADGELLVTVARRGTLSPRVRYDIHDLGTVVRLPRLRRVLRAHGCEDLLALATTDLPLLLHGGRSDASVDFYGAVVTVDEVREALYAEPALAAAVRRFRLLRWEEADATPRLDVVVEHAPGAECPADGALSARVLARLRAGNGDLHNACRIAPARVLPTVRVVGPGEAPFDDGDDARLKQRYVERAPAARTLTPAAAGPRTAC; the protein is encoded by the coding sequence GTGAGCATGTCGACGACCCGCCGGCTCGGCTCCCTGTGGTTCCGCGTCCTCGCCGACGGCCTCGAGGCCGCCCTCGCCCTCCTCGGCCGCTCGCCGCGGACCGTCGTCCTGCCGCTGCTGCGCCTGCCGGGTGCGGAGCGGCTCCGCTGGCACGGCGGGCGGCTGCGGGCCTGGCGCACCGCGACCGTCGCGGCCCGCACGGTGCCGGCGTACCGCGACCTGCTCGCCGCCACCGGGACCCGGCCGCCCCGGACCCCGCGGGACCTCGCGGGCCTGCCGGTCACCGACAAGGCGTCCTACGTCGTCCCGCACCGCATCGAGGACCTGTGCCGCGGCGGGCGGCTGCCCGCCCGCGGGCTCGGCCTCGACGAGTCGTCGGGCTCGACGGGCCACCCGACCAGCTGGGCGCGCGGCGCCGCGGAGCGCCGGGCGACCTCGGTGCTGCTGCAGGCCACCTTCGCCCGCTCCCTCGGGGGCGGCGGCGGGCCAGCCCGCGTGCCCCTGGTCGACGACGTGCCCGTCGTCCTCAACGCCTTCTCGCTCGGCGCGTGGGCGACCGGCATGAGCGTGTCCACCGCGCTCGGTCCCGTCACCAGGCTGAAGTCGACCGGACCCGACGTCGGCAAGGTCGTCGAGACGATGCGCGCGCTCGGCCCCGGCTACCGCTACGTGCTGCTCGGCTACCCGCCGTTCCTCAAGGACGTCGCCGACGACCCCCGCATCGACCTCACCCGCTACGAGGTCGCGGCGGGCTTCGGCGGCGAGGCGATCAGCGAGAGCATGCGCAGCCACCTGCTGCAGCACTACACGCGTGTGCTCGGCTCCTACGGCGCGTCCGACCTCGAGATCAACATCGCGGCCGAGACCGACCTCGGTGTCGCCGTGCGGCGCCGGATGGCCGCCGACCCCGCGCTGCGCCGCGCGCTCACCGGCCGCGAGGACGGCCCGCTGCCGATGGTGTTCCAGTACAACCCGCTCGACTACGTGCTCGAGACCTCGGCCGACGGCGAGCTGCTCGTCACGGTGGCACGGCGCGGCACCCTGTCGCCGCGGGTGCGCTACGACATCCACGACCTCGGGACGGTGGTCCGGCTCCCGCGGCTGCGGCGGGTGCTCCGGGCCCACGGCTGCGAGGACCTGCTGGCGCTGGCGACCACCGACCTGCCGCTGCTGCTGCACGGCGGCCGCTCCGACGCCTCCGTCGACTTCTACGGCGCGGTGGTCACCGTCGACGAGGTGCGCGAGGCGCTGTACGCCGAGCCCGCGCTCGCGGCCGCCGTCCGTCGGTTCCGCCTGCTGCGCTGGGAGGAGGCGGACGCCACCCCGCGGCTCGACGTCGTCGTCGAGCACGCCCCGGGCGCGGAGTGCCCGGCCGACGGGGCGCTGTCGGCGCGCGTGCTCGCGCGGCTGCGCGCCGGCAACGGCGACCTGCACAACGCGTGCCGCATCGCCCCGGCGCGCGTGCTGCCGACCGTGCGCGTCGTGGGACCGGGCGAGGCACCGTTCGACGACGGCGACGACGCGCGCCTCAAGCAGCGCTACGTCGAGCGGGCGCCGGCGGCGCGGACCCTCACACCCGCGGCGGCCGGTCCTCGTACGGCGTGCTGA